Proteins co-encoded in one Kribbella qitaiheensis genomic window:
- a CDS encoding IclR family transcriptional regulator has product MHNEPVASSNQALARGLLVLQMLVESPDPLTTTEIARRLNLHQSSISRILTTLAQYGYVRRPSRGRFAPDFGLLSLAASTIPKFSLVTRPRAAMEQIAELCPGFSVTLGALWKGRMIYFLRTATGAPTVDFVTSDFPVHLSAPGLRLLVDLPREEALAILRGSRERFGWRGEDVVPSSEEEALDFATAQVAHDVLILPGWSRRGDVGAAIPVQSPDEGQQPLALSLTGTAKPGVDQDTLRLWLHDGRRLLESALRTP; this is encoded by the coding sequence GTGCATAATGAGCCCGTTGCGTCCAGCAATCAAGCGTTGGCGCGTGGGCTTCTCGTGCTCCAGATGCTGGTGGAGTCCCCAGATCCGTTGACAACCACGGAGATCGCGCGACGGCTCAACCTGCACCAGAGCTCGATCAGTCGAATCCTGACGACGTTGGCTCAGTACGGCTACGTGCGCCGGCCGTCGCGTGGCCGTTTCGCTCCCGATTTCGGGTTGCTGTCGCTGGCAGCAAGCACCATCCCGAAATTCTCCCTGGTGACTCGTCCGCGGGCGGCGATGGAGCAGATTGCCGAGTTGTGTCCCGGCTTCAGTGTCACTTTGGGCGCGCTCTGGAAGGGCAGGATGATCTACTTCCTGCGAACCGCCACCGGCGCGCCCACGGTCGACTTCGTGACGTCAGACTTCCCGGTTCACCTCTCTGCGCCCGGTCTGCGATTGCTGGTGGATCTCCCGCGCGAGGAGGCGTTGGCAATTCTGCGCGGATCCCGGGAACGCTTCGGCTGGCGTGGCGAGGACGTGGTTCCCTCCTCGGAGGAGGAGGCGCTGGACTTCGCGACTGCGCAGGTCGCGCACGATGTGCTCATTCTCCCCGGCTGGAGCCGGCGTGGCGACGTCGGCGCTGCGATCCCGGTTCAGTCGCCCGATGAAGGGCAGCAGCCGTTGGCGCTCTCGTTGACGGGCACCGCAAAGCCTGGCGTCGATCAGGACACGCTCCGTCTCTGGCTCCACGACGGTCGTCGTCTGCTGGAGTCCGCACTCCGCACTCCCTGA
- a CDS encoding carbohydrate ABC transporter permease, translating into MTNVIVKSAPAVVQRRPARSRRIPTRVGWLFIAPNLLGFLAFTLIPLVAGLAIAFTDWNVVSGLGAVHFVGLDNFAELLGDPLFWTSALRTAGYAGISVPGTMLLGLLLGLALNSDVPGRAALRAIFFIPHIVSSIAIGMVWLLLLGPENGPINRILQGLGVSSPPGWLVSEVWGLPSLVLIVTWSGVGYCAVIYVAALQSMPPSLHEAALLDGAGPFARFRTVTWRSLMPTTTFLGVTMLISHSQGFGLIAFLTQGGPGDSTTVLSYYMYEQGFQFYRFGYAAAIGIMSFLGVLVLSVVMWRFQRGRGLYT; encoded by the coding sequence ATGACCAACGTCATCGTCAAGAGTGCGCCGGCTGTTGTTCAGCGTCGGCCCGCACGGTCACGGCGGATACCGACCAGGGTCGGCTGGCTGTTCATCGCGCCGAACCTGCTGGGCTTCTTGGCCTTCACCCTGATTCCGCTGGTCGCCGGCCTTGCGATCGCCTTCACCGACTGGAATGTGGTCTCCGGTCTCGGCGCAGTCCATTTCGTCGGTCTGGACAATTTTGCCGAGCTACTCGGCGACCCCCTCTTCTGGACCTCGGCCCTGCGCACTGCCGGGTACGCCGGAATCAGCGTTCCTGGCACGATGTTGCTCGGGTTGCTGCTCGGTCTCGCGCTGAACAGCGATGTTCCCGGCCGGGCGGCCCTCCGGGCGATCTTCTTCATCCCGCACATCGTCAGCTCGATTGCCATCGGCATGGTGTGGCTACTGCTCCTTGGTCCGGAGAACGGTCCGATCAACCGGATCCTCCAAGGCCTTGGCGTGTCCTCTCCGCCCGGTTGGCTGGTCTCGGAGGTCTGGGGACTGCCGTCGCTGGTGCTGATCGTCACCTGGTCCGGCGTCGGATACTGCGCAGTCATCTATGTCGCTGCCCTGCAGAGCATGCCCCCGAGCCTGCACGAAGCAGCATTGCTGGACGGAGCGGGACCGTTCGCCCGGTTCAGAACAGTGACCTGGCGGTCGTTGATGCCGACCACCACCTTCCTGGGAGTCACGATGTTGATCAGCCACTCACAAGGCTTCGGTCTGATCGCCTTCCTCACCCAAGGTGGCCCGGGAGATTCGACGACGGTGTTGTCCTACTACATGTACGAGCAGGGGTTTCAGTTCTACCGGTTCGGCTACGCCGCAGCCATCGGAATCATGAGCTTTCTCGGCGTGCTCGTCCTCAGCGTTGTGATGTGGCGATTCCAGCGCGGCCGCGGGCTGTACACGTGA
- a CDS encoding ABC transporter substrate-binding protein, with translation MVISAPAARLSRRRVLGGAFAIAAGATALAACDSHGSSGSAGVLNVWGGVPEDSGPGDMIAAFEKANPGIKVKYTRYVNDPTGNLKLDTALQGGVPIDVIFNYGPPKVSKRVAAGLLVDLSEKIAAESSFAKFAAGATPRANYVFDGKVYTVPAARSPQLVMANADLLDKAGIEIPADWDVEDYHRIAKQLTVGSVNGSLGSPAIGVPTLGPDANYTKGGQGSNFAAAAWRKQVELGVEMQNDRSAVPHKTVLAQKLQTFAQNAFLGGQFAMLSTQAFLVRYISDTKQYPHSFKVRAYPVPAPVKGKAYWNPGAYGDLMSISAKSSQKDAAWTFLKYWVTNAGAYMIKGGRLPSLPDPAKKADAISQLLGPDMTKLYDVDSFGAVLFDPAIKIPVDTIFTASTEIADLQTKLNDQAYLGSISVDQWVQRMTAQSDAAIRKAS, from the coding sequence ATGGTGATCTCTGCACCCGCCGCCCGACTGAGCCGACGTCGAGTCCTCGGCGGCGCCTTCGCCATCGCCGCAGGCGCCACCGCGCTGGCCGCCTGCGACAGCCATGGTTCGTCCGGATCCGCAGGTGTGCTCAACGTCTGGGGTGGTGTGCCGGAAGATTCCGGGCCGGGCGACATGATTGCCGCCTTCGAGAAGGCCAATCCGGGCATCAAGGTCAAGTACACGCGTTATGTGAACGACCCGACGGGCAACCTGAAGCTCGACACGGCTCTTCAGGGTGGGGTGCCGATCGACGTGATCTTCAACTACGGACCACCGAAAGTCAGTAAGCGTGTCGCTGCTGGGCTCCTGGTCGACCTCAGCGAGAAGATCGCGGCAGAAAGCAGTTTCGCGAAGTTCGCTGCGGGCGCCACCCCGAGAGCGAATTACGTCTTCGACGGCAAGGTCTACACCGTGCCTGCAGCAAGGTCGCCCCAGCTGGTGATGGCGAATGCTGACCTGCTCGACAAAGCCGGAATCGAGATCCCGGCCGACTGGGATGTCGAGGACTACCACCGGATTGCCAAACAACTCACTGTTGGCTCAGTCAACGGATCGCTCGGTTCGCCGGCCATCGGGGTGCCGACCCTCGGCCCGGATGCGAACTACACGAAGGGCGGCCAGGGGTCGAACTTCGCAGCTGCCGCCTGGCGAAAACAGGTCGAACTAGGCGTGGAGATGCAAAACGATCGCAGCGCCGTCCCGCACAAGACGGTCCTGGCCCAGAAGCTACAGACGTTCGCGCAGAACGCCTTCCTGGGCGGGCAGTTCGCGATGCTCAGCACCCAGGCTTTCCTTGTGCGCTATATCAGCGACACCAAGCAGTATCCGCACTCCTTCAAGGTGCGCGCTTACCCGGTCCCTGCGCCGGTCAAGGGCAAGGCGTACTGGAATCCAGGCGCCTACGGCGACCTGATGTCGATCAGCGCCAAGTCGAGCCAGAAGGACGCGGCCTGGACGTTTCTCAAGTACTGGGTGACCAACGCAGGCGCCTACATGATCAAGGGCGGCCGGCTGCCCTCGCTACCGGACCCGGCCAAGAAGGCTGACGCGATCAGCCAGCTGCTCGGGCCGGACATGACGAAGCTCTACGATGTCGACTCGTTCGGCGCGGTGCTCTTCGACCCGGCCATCAAGATTCCGGTGGACACGATTTTCACCGCCTCGACCGAGATCGCCGACCTTCAGACGAAGCTGAACGATCAGGCCTACCTCGGTTCGATCTCGGTCGATCAATGGGTGCAGCGAATGACAGCGCAGTCTGATGCGGCGATCCGCAAGGCGAGCTGA
- a CDS encoding carbohydrate ABC transporter permease yields the protein MSGSIEAVSTRSRATSARLSRLPRLIRKYALAAVLWIFALGFIAPLVWMVSSSLKRNIDVFTVPMRWIPSPIQWANYAEVWLGDHSMLRYFGNSMLVTSVSVAGDLITSSMAGYAFALLSFRGRNKIFFIYLSTAIVPSQLLLVPRFMFFQQVGLYNTLWALILPGLFTLYGTFLLRQFFIATPTELAEAARLDGATEWQVFWRIYLPLARPMLAALGIIRFVGSWNDYETPLVMLSDDSRYTIPLGLTQFVDGDGGLSAGLAMAASVSSVLPILIVFLIFQRQFVAALAFTGLK from the coding sequence GTGAGCGGCTCGATCGAGGCGGTCAGCACCCGTTCTCGCGCCACCAGCGCCCGGCTGTCGCGGCTCCCGCGGCTGATCCGGAAATATGCCCTCGCTGCCGTGCTGTGGATCTTCGCGCTCGGCTTCATCGCGCCGCTCGTCTGGATGGTTTCGTCCTCGCTCAAGCGAAACATCGACGTGTTCACGGTCCCGATGCGATGGATCCCGAGTCCGATTCAGTGGGCGAACTACGCCGAGGTCTGGCTGGGCGATCATTCGATGTTGCGGTACTTCGGCAACTCGATGCTGGTGACCTCGGTCAGTGTCGCGGGCGACCTGATCACCTCCTCGATGGCGGGCTATGCCTTCGCCCTGCTGAGCTTCCGTGGCCGGAACAAGATCTTCTTCATCTACCTTTCGACGGCAATCGTCCCGTCCCAGCTGCTGCTCGTACCGCGCTTCATGTTCTTCCAGCAGGTCGGTCTGTACAACACATTGTGGGCACTGATCCTGCCTGGACTGTTCACCCTGTACGGCACCTTCCTGCTCCGGCAGTTCTTCATCGCCACACCCACCGAGCTGGCCGAAGCCGCCCGACTGGACGGGGCAACCGAGTGGCAAGTGTTCTGGCGGATCTATCTGCCGCTGGCGCGCCCGATGCTCGCGGCCCTGGGAATCATCCGGTTTGTCGGATCGTGGAACGACTACGAGACGCCGTTGGTGATGTTGTCGGATGACTCGCGCTACACCATCCCGCTCGGGCTGACCCAGTTCGTGGACGGTGACGGTGGTCTGTCGGCCGGCTTGGCGATGGCTGCCTCGGTGTCGTCGGTACTTCCGATTCTGATCGTCTTCTTGATCTTCCAGCGCCAGTTCGTCGCCGCCCTGGCCTTCACCGGGCTGAAGTGA